The nucleotide sequence CGCGGCGCCTCCGCCAAGGGCTTCTTCGAGTGCACCCACGACGTGACGTCGCTGACCTGcgccgacttcctccgcgcccCGGGCGTCCGCACCCCCGTCATCGTCCGCTTCTCGACGGTGATCCACGAGCGGGGGTCGCCGGAGACGATCCGCGACCCGCGCGGGTTCGCCGTGAAGTTCTACACCCGGGAGGGAAACTGGGACCTGCTGGGGAACAACTTCCCGGTCTTCTTCATCCGCGACGGGATCAAGTTCCCCGACGTGATCCACGCGTTCAAACCCAACCCGAAGTCGCACGTGCAGGAGTACTGGCGGGTGTTCGACTTTTTGTCGCACCTCCCGGAGAGCCTCcacaccttcttcttcctcttcgacGACGTCGGCGTGCCGACGGACTACCGCCACATGGAAGGGTTCGGCGTGAACACCTACACCTTCGTCAACGCCGCCGGGAAGGCGCACTACGTGAAGTTCCACTGGAAGCCGACGTGCGGGGTCAGGAGCATCCTCACCGACGAGGAAGCGGCGCTGGTGGGCGGGAAGAACCACAGCCACGCGACGCAGGACCTGTACGACTCCATCGCCGCCGGGAGCTTCCCGGAGTGGAAGCTGTTCGTGCAGGTGATGGACCCGGACACGGAGGAGCAGTACGACTTCGACCCGCTGGACGACACCAAGACATGGCCGGAGGATCTCCTCCCGCTCCAGCCCGTGGGGCGGCTGGTGCTGGACAAGAACGTGGACAACTTCTTCAACGAGAACGAGCAGCTGGCGTTCGGGCCGGGGCTGGTGGTGCCGGGCATCTACTACTCCGACGACAAGATGCTGCAGTGCCGGGTGTTCGCGTACGCCGACACGCAGCGGTACAGGCTGGGGCCCAACTACCTGATGCTCCCCGTCAACGCGCCGCGCTGCGCTCACCATAACAACCACTACGATGGCGCCATGAACTTCATGCACCGGGACGAGGAGGTGGATTACTACCCGTCCAGGCACGCGCCGCTCCGGCAGGCGCCGCCGGTGCCGGTCCCGGCGAGGCCGGTGGTAGGGAAGAGGGAGAAGGCCAGGATACGGAAGCCGAATGATTTCAAGCAGCCTGGGGAGAGGTACCGGTCCTGGGACGCCGACCGGCAGGAGCGGTTTGTCCGGCGGTTTGCTGACTCGCTTGGTCACCCCAAGGTCAGCCAGGAGCTGAGGTCCATCTGGATCGACCTCCTCTCAAAGGTAATCACCCCaagtatacatgcatgcatggtgaaTGAAGATTATTAGTTACTAATTACTATATTACTATGCAGTGTGACGCATCGCTGGGGATGAAGATTGCCACCCGGCTCAACATGAAGCCAAACATGTGAGTGATGGCGATggagctgctggctgctactGCTAGTAGTCATGTGCGTGAATAAGTGTGGTTGAACGAGGCGTGTCCGAGTTGTTCTTCAGTGCTAATCGTCCACCGCCGTTCGTGTCTTTCGTCCTTTCCTTTCCTTGTCACTGTCGAGTCAAGAAATAAGAAGACCAGCATGAGCAGGGATGAAAacagtacggatatttttcgaccataTTCGAAACCaaatctgtttagaggggttgagatctgtccgtatccgagtccggatatcaacatccgataccgtatccgtatccgaatactcaaatcgcatatttatgatgtcgatatcccatcgtatcctatccgacatagttgacaatatccgtattcgaatccgaatccggacagaaatatgaaaacaaatgtaatatcagtgatatccgtcctgatccgttttcatccctaagcaTGAGCATGACACATGTCTACAGCTAGTAGACGACGACAAAACTGCGCATGTGCATCAGATCGATGCATATCCTTAGCCCAGCTATAGCCCGTGTATGCGTGTCCGGATTTGTCTGTAACAATGCAAGCCAAGCGAAATGGCTCTGTTTTTTATTAGATTATTACAGCATGTATGTACCCTGCTACCTGAAACTGAATGTGTATCGAGTTATTAAATTAAAGCAACATTATCCCTCCCTCAAGACGGTAAAAAAATCGGCGCAATTAGAGGTATTGATGATACTAATAATATCAGTGATATACTCCGTGTACGGCAGTAATAAACTTATAAATCTGCCCATTACATGGCTTGTTGTTAACTAATATAACTCaatccgtccacaaaagaatgtaattatatGGGATCCGTGCTGGTCAATGTATCTTAAGTTTAACAAAgcttatagtaaataatattaacatttatgtctctaaataaatatattatgaaaatatattctataactaatctaatgatatttatttcatATCATGAATGCTGGTATCTTttaatataaatttagtcaaagtttaaactatttgacttctcgaaaagcaagaattgcaattttttttatggacagagggagtataactCAATCTATGTAACAATAATCATCATGTTTTACATCT is from Miscanthus floridulus cultivar M001 chromosome 7, ASM1932011v1, whole genome shotgun sequence and encodes:
- the LOC136466561 gene encoding catalase isozyme 3, encoding MDPTKFRPSSSHDTTVTTTNAGAPVWNDNEALTVGPRGPILLEDYHLIEKVAHFARERIPERVVHARGASAKGFFECTHDVTSLTCADFLRAPGVRTPVIVRFSTVIHERGSPETIRDPRGFAVKFYTREGNWDLLGNNFPVFFIRDGIKFPDVIHAFKPNPKSHVQEYWRVFDFLSHLPESLHTFFFLFDDVGVPTDYRHMEGFGVNTYTFVNAAGKAHYVKFHWKPTCGVRSILTDEEAALVGGKNHSHATQDLYDSIAAGSFPEWKLFVQVMDPDTEEQYDFDPLDDTKTWPEDLLPLQPVGRLVLDKNVDNFFNENEQLAFGPGLVVPGIYYSDDKMLQCRVFAYADTQRYRLGPNYLMLPVNAPRCAHHNNHYDGAMNFMHRDEEVDYYPSRHAPLRQAPPVPVPARPVVGKREKARIRKPNDFKQPGERYRSWDADRQERFVRRFADSLGHPKVSQELRSIWIDLLSKCDASLGMKIATRLNMKPNM